The proteins below are encoded in one region of Methanofollis aquaemaris:
- a CDS encoding tRNA uridine(34) 5-carboxymethylaminomethyl modification radical SAM/GNAT enzyme Elp3, with translation MDDVDLCREIISRISSQPCGTSDLQRVKIAVCRKYSVSSIPKNSAILAAATPDEEKVLREVLMVKPTRTISGVAPIATMTSPAPCPHGKCLPCPGGPEHPFGSPQSYTGQEPAALRGTQHEFDPYAQVQARLSQLEALGHHVDKAELIVMGGTMTARPREYQEWFVHSCVHAMNEYRSGEHRPFDPATVLEENESAPVRCIATTFETRPDWCRREHLDGMLDLGVTKVELGVQHTDDAVLTLNRRGCMVADAVEANRLLRDAGIKVGFHMMPNLPGSDLEKDREMFQTLFADEGFRPDFLKIYPTLVTPGSEIETLWEEGGYAPYPEDDLVDLVAYAKSLLPEYVRLQRVQRDIPARLIVAGSRHSNFRQLAQQRLHEHGGACRCIRCREAGRRRPTGTPAVRDLTYACCGGTEHFIQVEAGDALIGFARLRYPGEAVRPELDGAALLRELHVYGAMVPLGTNSGEGEFQHRNFGRELLARAEETARADGFGRLAVNSGVGVRPYYRGQGYEREGPYMVKRLQ, from the coding sequence ATGGATGATGTCGACCTCTGCCGGGAGATCATCTCCCGCATCTCTTCTCAGCCCTGCGGGACATCAGATCTCCAGCGGGTTAAGATTGCGGTCTGCCGAAAATATAGCGTGAGTTCCATCCCCAAGAACTCCGCGATCCTCGCCGCAGCCACGCCCGACGAGGAGAAGGTGCTGCGCGAGGTGCTCATGGTCAAACCGACCCGGACGATCTCGGGCGTCGCCCCGATTGCGACGATGACCTCACCGGCCCCCTGCCCGCATGGCAAGTGTCTCCCCTGCCCGGGCGGCCCTGAACACCCCTTCGGTTCGCCGCAGAGTTACACCGGCCAGGAACCGGCGGCCCTCAGGGGCACCCAGCACGAGTTCGATCCCTATGCCCAGGTGCAGGCCAGACTCTCGCAACTCGAGGCCCTGGGTCATCATGTGGACAAGGCCGAACTGATCGTGATGGGCGGGACGATGACCGCACGCCCAAGAGAGTATCAGGAGTGGTTTGTCCACTCGTGCGTCCACGCGATGAACGAGTACCGCTCCGGCGAACACCGTCCCTTCGACCCGGCGACGGTCCTGGAGGAGAACGAATCAGCACCGGTGCGGTGCATTGCCACGACCTTCGAGACCCGTCCCGACTGGTGCCGGCGCGAGCACCTCGACGGGATGCTTGACCTCGGGGTGACCAAGGTCGAACTCGGTGTCCAGCACACCGACGACGCCGTCCTCACCCTCAACCGGCGCGGGTGCATGGTGGCCGATGCGGTCGAAGCGAACCGTCTCCTGCGGGACGCCGGGATCAAGGTCGGGTTTCACATGATGCCAAACCTCCCGGGAAGCGATCTCGAAAAGGACCGGGAGATGTTTCAGACACTCTTTGCAGACGAGGGGTTCAGGCCTGACTTTCTCAAGATCTATCCCACCCTGGTGACGCCCGGCTCAGAGATCGAAACCCTCTGGGAAGAGGGGGGGTACGCCCCATACCCTGAAGACGACCTGGTGGATCTCGTCGCCTATGCAAAGTCTCTCCTGCCCGAATATGTCCGTCTCCAGCGGGTGCAGCGCGACATCCCGGCGCGGTTGATCGTCGCGGGGTCGCGCCACTCCAACTTCAGGCAACTCGCCCAGCAGCGGTTGCACGAACATGGCGGGGCGTGCCGGTGCATCAGGTGCCGGGAGGCCGGGCGACGCCGGCCCACCGGCACCCCGGCGGTGCGAGACCTGACCTATGCGTGCTGCGGCGGGACCGAACACTTCATCCAGGTCGAGGCCGGCGACGCCCTCATCGGCTTCGCGCGCCTCCGCTATCCGGGGGAGGCGGTCAGGCCCGAACTCGACGGGGCGGCCCTCCTGCGCGAGCTCCATGTCTACGGGGCGATGGTCCCCCTCGGGACGAACAGCGGAGAGGGAGAATTCCAGCACCGCAACTTCGGCAGAGAACTTCTTGCCAGGGCCGAGGAGACCGCACGCGCAGACGGCTTCGGCCGCCTCGCCGTCAACAGCGGGGTGGGGGTCAGACCCTATTATCGGGGTCAGGGCTATGAACGCGAAGGGCCATACATGGTAAAGAGACTGCAATGA
- the priS gene encoding DNA primase catalytic subunit PriS, with protein MKPATLEFLNQRFNSYYRENFLAMPPGLQQREWGFVFFGQEQGIRMRRHLGFGSREECTDYIRSMAPAHAYYSTAYYTDPGAGTMGEKGWTGADLIFDIDADHLVKGVPYDAMLARVKEETEKLLTMLTEELGFSRKSLTLVFSGGRGYHVHVRDPRVLGWESQERREIVDYLCATGLAPGSLFAMGNSGGWQGRFASALQEYANRLFADGEKAARKHLLEMEGVGEIYAGRFLASMQSAEFAAGRIPRDLLSSSVLQTLLSGEGGELIPLIKDRAALVDEPVTTDIKRLIRMPTSLHGGSGLRVVEVPLKELPDFDPLVDAVVFSEREVKVDAAFGLSMPILGKTYTVKKGTNLVPEALAVFLCCRGIAEIGGGRR; from the coding sequence ATGAAACCCGCAACCCTCGAATTCCTCAACCAGCGCTTCAATTCGTATTATCGCGAGAATTTCCTCGCCATGCCCCCAGGGCTCCAGCAGCGGGAGTGGGGTTTCGTCTTCTTCGGCCAGGAGCAGGGGATACGGATGCGCCGTCACCTGGGCTTCGGGTCGCGCGAGGAGTGCACCGACTACATCAGGTCGATGGCACCGGCGCACGCCTATTATTCGACAGCCTACTACACCGATCCCGGCGCGGGGACGATGGGGGAGAAGGGTTGGACCGGGGCCGATCTCATCTTCGACATCGATGCCGACCACCTGGTGAAGGGCGTGCCCTACGATGCGATGCTCGCGCGGGTCAAGGAGGAGACCGAGAAACTCCTGACCATGCTCACCGAAGAACTTGGCTTCTCCCGAAAGTCGCTCACTCTCGTCTTCTCAGGCGGGCGAGGATATCATGTCCATGTCAGAGACCCAAGAGTCCTCGGCTGGGAGAGCCAGGAGCGCAGGGAAATCGTCGACTATCTCTGCGCCACCGGTCTCGCCCCCGGTTCCCTCTTTGCCATGGGGAATAGTGGGGGCTGGCAGGGCAGGTTCGCCTCGGCCCTCCAGGAGTACGCCAACCGGCTTTTTGCCGACGGTGAGAAGGCCGCCCGCAAACACCTGCTCGAGATGGAGGGGGTAGGGGAGATCTATGCCGGGCGTTTCCTTGCGTCGATGCAGTCTGCAGAGTTCGCCGCAGGCAGAATCCCCAGAGATCTCCTCTCCTCCTCGGTACTGCAGACTCTCCTCTCTGGAGAAGGTGGAGAACTCATACCCCTGATCAAGGACCGGGCCGCCCTGGTCGACGAACCGGTGACGACCGACATCAAACGGTTGATCAGAATGCCGACCTCCCTCCACGGCGGGAGCGGACTGCGGGTCGTCGAAGTCCCGCTCAAGGAACTTCCCGACTTCGACCCGCTCGTCGACGCCGTCGTCTTCTCTGAGCGGGAGGTGAAGGTGGACGCGGCCTTCGGACTCTCGATGCCGATCCTCGGGAAGACCTACACTGTGAAGAAGGGGACCAACCTCGTCCCCGAGGCCCTGGCCGTCTTCCTCTGCTGTCGCGGGATCGCCGAGATCGGGGGTGGGCGGCGATGA
- a CDS encoding DNA replication complex subunit Gins51, giving the protein MMDLDDLRIIVWNERESGKLSEIPGDLFRTAKRSLDELYEEINQIHDPFSEESAVLQDRFQAIKETLNGIIKIRLKKIMRLAEAQNEAEYSDKEELKLMLPAERTMFDAVCREIAACREGLLEGTEREFTPTAPVEDELIFPAGEEEEVPAPGAAAAAGTALVLIREEVPEFMGLDGRTYALETEDIVTLPRENADVLCGRNIALNIRLIK; this is encoded by the coding sequence ATGATGGACCTCGACGATCTCAGGATCATTGTCTGGAACGAGCGGGAGAGCGGGAAACTCTCCGAGATCCCGGGCGACCTCTTCAGGACGGCGAAGCGCTCTCTGGACGAACTCTACGAGGAGATCAATCAGATCCATGACCCCTTCTCCGAGGAGAGCGCGGTCCTCCAGGACCGGTTCCAGGCGATCAAGGAGACGCTCAATGGCATCATCAAGATCAGACTCAAGAAGATCATGAGACTTGCCGAGGCCCAGAACGAGGCCGAGTACTCGGACAAGGAGGAACTGAAATTGATGCTCCCGGCAGAACGAACGATGTTCGATGCGGTCTGCCGCGAGATCGCCGCATGCCGCGAGGGCCTCCTCGAAGGAACAGAGAGAGAGTTCACCCCCACGGCGCCGGTCGAGGACGAACTGATCTTCCCCGCCGGTGAAGAGGAAGAAGTGCCGGCACCGGGGGCCGCGGCCGCGGCCGGGACTGCGCTGGTGTTGATCAGAGAGGAAGTCCCTGAGTTCATGGGACTTGACGGCCGCACCTACGCCCTTGAGACAGAGGACATCGTCACCCTCCCCAGGGAGAATGCGGACGTGCTCTGCGGGCGCAACATAGCCTTAAATATAAGGCTTATCAAATAA
- a CDS encoding 50S ribosomal protein L44e: MKMPAKFRAYCPHCRSHEVHEVEKVKKGRVNGLHWIDRQKARRGKVGNMGKFSKVPGGDKPTKKVNVRYRCTKCGKAHLRAGWRAGKFEIVE, translated from the coding sequence ATGAAAATGCCAGCAAAATTTAGGGCTTACTGTCCGCACTGCAGATCGCATGAGGTACACGAAGTTGAGAAGGTGAAGAAGGGCCGCGTCAACGGTCTGCACTGGATCGACCGGCAGAAAGCCCGGAGAGGGAAAGTGGGCAACATGGGCAAGTTCTCAAAGGTACCTGGTGGCGACAAGCCAACCAAGAAGGTTAACGTCAGGTACCGTTGCACCAAGTGCGGGAAGGCACACCTCCGTGCGGGATGGAGAGCAGGCAAGTTCGAGATTGTGGAGTGA
- a CDS encoding 30S ribosomal protein S27e has protein sequence MVHQHRENRSKFYRVKCPDCENEQVIFEKAATVVDCAVCGHVLAEPTGGKATIKAEITAELQ, from the coding sequence ATGGTACATCAGCACAGAGAAAACAGGAGCAAGTTCTACAGGGTCAAGTGTCCTGACTGCGAGAACGAGCAGGTGATCTTCGAGAAGGCCGCCACGGTCGTCGACTGTGCGGTCTGCGGGCATGTCCTCGCCGAACCCACCGGTGGCAAGGCAACGATCAAAGCTGAGATCACGGCAGAACTCCAGTGA
- a CDS encoding translation initiation factor IF-2 subunit alpha, translating into MHDIDEWPEESELVVCTVEDVKDFVAFVRLDEYASKKGLIHISEIATGWVKHIRDYVREGQKVVCKVLSVDPKRGHIDLSLKDVNDHQRREKIQEWKNEQKAEKWIGFVAKGTGADPQLIRDAFYSNFGLLYSAFEEIVTKGDAALKDLDFKTEVNEALKTVAQENVKIPKVTITGTLVLASTKPDGVNIIRRALRSAQPKVEEEVDIELVYLGAPNYRIKVTAPDYKMAEKTIDKASSAAIGVMERAGDTGKFVRKAKSA; encoded by the coding sequence ATGCACGATATAGACGAATGGCCGGAAGAGAGCGAACTCGTCGTATGCACCGTTGAAGACGTCAAGGACTTTGTAGCCTTTGTGCGTCTGGACGAATACGCGAGCAAGAAAGGTCTTATTCACATCTCCGAGATCGCAACCGGCTGGGTCAAGCACATCAGAGACTACGTCAGAGAGGGTCAGAAGGTCGTTTGCAAGGTTCTCAGCGTCGATCCCAAGCGCGGACACATCGATCTCTCCCTCAAGGATGTCAACGACCACCAGCGGCGTGAGAAGATCCAGGAGTGGAAGAACGAGCAGAAGGCCGAGAAGTGGATCGGTTTTGTCGCAAAAGGTACCGGCGCCGATCCCCAACTGATCAGGGATGCCTTCTACTCCAACTTCGGACTGCTCTATTCGGCATTCGAGGAGATCGTGACAAAAGGCGACGCCGCACTGAAGGATCTGGACTTCAAGACAGAGGTCAACGAAGCCCTCAAGACCGTCGCTCAGGAAAACGTAAAGATTCCGAAGGTGACGATCACCGGGACTCTCGTCCTTGCCTCGACGAAGCCGGACGGAGTGAACATCATCCGCAGGGCTCTCCGGAGCGCACAGCCGAAGGTTGAGGAAGAAGTCGACATCGAACTCGTCTACCTTGGGGCCCCGAACTACCGGATCAAGGTCACCGCACCTGACTATAAGATGGCCGAAAAGACCATCGATAAAGCGTCATCTGCGGCGATCGGGGTCATGGAACGGGCCGGTGACACCGGAAAGTTTGTAAGAAAGGCAAAGAGCGCATGA
- a CDS encoding RNA-protein complex protein Nop10 — MSGRIRYCERDHRYTLFFRCPVCGEPTRTAHPARYSPQDHYGAYRRLAKQWTT, encoded by the coding sequence ATGAGCGGGCGGATCCGGTACTGCGAGCGGGACCACCGCTACACCCTCTTTTTCCGCTGTCCAGTCTGTGGGGAACCGACAAGGACGGCACATCCCGCCAGGTACTCTCCCCAGGACCATTACGGTGCTTACAGGAGGCTGGCGAAGCAATGGACGACATAG
- a CDS encoding proteasome assembly chaperone family protein, translated as MDDIGVAYLTEDKVQADILVEGLPGIGQVGKLVVEHMIQELGAEKIVDIISVFLPPQVLIDPGGVVRLPANEIYLWKGEEKSIAFLIGDFQSTSNEGHYLLADAYLDVAEELGVKRVYTLGGFGVGHLVEEPRVLGAVNDEKLIEEVTEAGGVMAGDEPGGIVGAAGLLLGLATERGMDGICLMGETPGYLVDPKSAGGVLAVLTRLLGVEVDPTQLAVHAAEMEKILARYEEMERGKEEESLNYIG; from the coding sequence ATGGACGACATAGGCGTAGCATATCTCACCGAAGACAAGGTCCAGGCAGACATTCTCGTCGAGGGGCTGCCGGGGATCGGTCAAGTCGGCAAACTCGTCGTCGAGCATATGATCCAAGAACTCGGCGCGGAGAAGATCGTGGATATCATCTCCGTTTTCCTCCCGCCGCAGGTGCTCATCGACCCTGGCGGCGTCGTCCGCTTGCCGGCCAACGAGATCTATCTCTGGAAGGGTGAGGAGAAGTCAATCGCGTTTCTCATCGGCGACTTCCAGAGCACTTCCAACGAGGGGCACTACCTCCTTGCCGACGCGTATCTCGATGTCGCCGAGGAACTCGGGGTGAAGCGGGTCTACACCCTGGGCGGCTTCGGAGTCGGCCACCTGGTCGAGGAACCGAGGGTGCTCGGTGCAGTGAACGACGAGAAGCTTATCGAAGAGGTGACCGAAGCCGGCGGTGTGATGGCCGGCGACGAGCCCGGCGGGATCGTCGGGGCCGCGGGTCTCCTCCTCGGGCTTGCTACGGAGCGCGGGATGGACGGGATCTGCCTGATGGGCGAGACCCCCGGCTATCTCGTCGACCCGAAGAGTGCCGGCGGGGTGCTCGCGGTTCTCACCAGACTCCTCGGGGTCGAGGTCGATCCCACACAACTCGCAGTGCATGCGGCTGAGATGGAAAAGATCCTCGCCAGGTACGAAGAGATGGAGCGGGGCAAAGAGGAAGAGTCCCTCAACTATATCGGGTGA
- a CDS encoding endonuclease Q family protein has product MAVYADLHIHSPFSMATSPSMTPTALCEAAALKGIRVLGSGDALHPEWRAAWKMYEDGTGTVVLPTTEVEGKGRVHHLIIMEDFSLFEELARVFAPHSRNLLTGGRPHVHLEGEAIAAAVHDLGGLVGPAHAFTPWTSLYASHDSVASCYGEESIDFLELGLSADTTYGAGIPELDGVPFLSNSDAHSAHPVKLGREFNRLDLGEATPKAAFDALKRGKIMLNAGFFPEEGKYNRTACTRCYRQYSLEEAGTHAWTCPVDGGKIKKGVQNRAHELGGGGDLSDRPPYYHIIPLGEIIRVVLGVSSPKTRKVEARYARLTETFETEIAVLAEVPPAEIRAVDPEVGDAIAAFREGRVNLVPGGGGKYGTFSFL; this is encoded by the coding sequence ATGGCCGTCTACGCCGACCTCCACATCCACTCTCCTTTCTCGATGGCCACTTCGCCCTCGATGACACCGACGGCCCTCTGCGAGGCCGCGGCCCTCAAGGGGATCAGGGTGCTGGGAAGCGGGGACGCCCTCCACCCGGAGTGGCGGGCGGCCTGGAAGATGTATGAGGACGGGACCGGGACGGTCGTCCTCCCGACCACCGAGGTGGAAGGGAAGGGGCGGGTCCACCATCTTATCATCATGGAGGACTTCTCCCTCTTCGAGGAACTCGCCCGGGTCTTCGCCCCCCATTCCCGAAACCTCCTGACCGGGGGGAGACCGCATGTGCATCTTGAGGGAGAGGCGATCGCCGCGGCGGTCCATGACCTCGGCGGACTGGTCGGTCCGGCCCATGCCTTCACCCCCTGGACCTCGCTCTATGCCTCCCATGACTCAGTCGCCTCCTGTTATGGCGAGGAGTCGATCGATTTTCTTGAACTCGGACTCTCGGCTGACACCACGTACGGCGCCGGGATCCCCGAACTCGACGGCGTCCCCTTCCTCTCCAACTCCGACGCCCACTCGGCCCACCCGGTCAAACTGGGCCGCGAGTTCAACCGCCTCGACCTCGGAGAGGCCACCCCGAAGGCCGCCTTCGACGCGTTGAAGCGGGGGAAGATCATGCTCAATGCCGGGTTTTTCCCTGAAGAGGGGAAGTACAACCGCACGGCCTGCACCAGGTGCTACCGGCAGTACTCTCTCGAAGAGGCGGGGACCCATGCCTGGACCTGCCCGGTCGACGGTGGGAAGATCAAGAAGGGGGTGCAGAACCGCGCCCATGAACTCGGCGGCGGTGGCGACCTCTCGGATCGCCCCCCGTACTATCACATTATCCCGCTTGGTGAGATCATCAGGGTGGTCCTTGGCGTCTCCTCCCCCAAGACCAGGAAGGTGGAGGCGCGATATGCCAGGCTAACCGAGACCTTCGAGACCGAGATCGCTGTCCTCGCCGAGGTGCCGCCAGCCGAGATCAGAGCGGTGGACCCCGAGGTCGGGGACGCCATCGCCGCCTTCAGGGAGGGACGGGTGAACCTTGTCCCCGGCGGCGGCGGGAAATACGGCACGTTTTCTTTTCTTTAG